In Quercus robur chromosome 11, dhQueRobu3.1, whole genome shotgun sequence, the following proteins share a genomic window:
- the LOC126705840 gene encoding WAT1-related protein At3g30340-like: MEITRCLLTGFEASKAYLFLALNELFLAVFMILIESVTSSGVSALVIVVYEHVIATILLAVLAFFLERNERPPLSFKILCYAFLLGLLQITLCQLLMTIALQFVSSSYESIGINLVPSVVFVMALFFRQENLKFWSINGQGKIWGLVLSAAGALILVLWEGPVLLTSRLFNIQVTSDGVIGFIMIVVGVLATSFWNIMVGHVTQFYPAELSLSTMMSFFGTIQTAIVTVFVISWSSWELKWEGGLVLVTILLGGIVVTGLSYYVMTWSIKKNGPVFTSAFNPLLVVFSFLLQTFVLGDSAHLGSIVGAVSVIFGLYLLLWAKANDMEKKEIVADDSVYDPLIQA; this comes from the exons ATGGAGATTACAAGGTGTTTATTGACGGGGTTTGAGGCAAGCAAGGCATACTTGTTCCTGGCTTTGAACGAACTCTTCCTTGCTGTGTTCATGATTTTAATAGAATCAGTTACCTCAAGTGGAGTCAGTGCTCTCGTCATTGTGGTCTACGAGCATGTCATTGCCACCATTCTCTTGGCAGTTCTCGCTTTCTTCCTCGAAAG GAACGAAAGGCCTCCTCTCTCCTTCAAGATACTATGCTATGCATTCCTGTTGGGGTTGTTACA GATTACACTTTGTCAGCTGCTAATGACAATAGCCCTGCAATTTGTATCATCGAGTTATGAAAGCATTGGAATTAACTTGGTCCCCTCTGTAGTATTCGTAATGGCCCTCTTTTTCCGTCAAGAAAATCTCAAGTTTTGGAGCATCAATGGGCAGGGCAAGATATGGGGTCTAGTCCTATCGGCAGCCGGAGCATTGATTTTAGTGTTGTGGGAGGGTCCAGTTTTGCTAACCTCTAGGTTGTTTAACATTCAAGTAACTAGTGATGGTGTTATTGGCTTCATAATGATCGTTGTTGGAGTGCTTGCAACAAGCTTTTGGAATATTATGGTG GGGCATGTCACTCAATTTTACCCAGCAGAATTATCCTTAAGCACAATGATGAGCTTCTTTGGAACCATCCAAACTGCTATAGTAACTGTATTTGTGATATCGTGGTCATCTTGGGAACTAAAGTGGGAAGGAGGGCTTGTCTTGGTTACCATATTACTTGGA GGAATTGTGGTGACAGGATTATCCTATTATGTGATGACTTGGTCCATTAAGAAGAATGGTCCTGTGTTCACATCGGCATTTAACCCACTTCTAGTCGTTTTCTCGTTTTTGCTACAAACGTTTGTATTGGGAGATTCTGCACATTTGGGCAG CATTGTGGGAGCAGTTTCGGTTATATTTGGCTTGTACCTACTCTTATGGGCAAAAGCCAACGACATGGAGAAGAAAGAGATTGTGGCTGATGATTCTGTTTACGATCCATTGATTCAAGCCTGA